The Oncorhynchus kisutch isolate 150728-3 linkage group LG10, Okis_V2, whole genome shotgun sequence region AGCTTGGGCCGTTACTAGGAGGCTTTCAGTGGATTTTAACAAATATTTTGGGGAGGCTAATTTCTAGAAAATGGCCAAACTACAGCTTTTGAATGCTTACCTCACCGAGCGGTTAATGGTGGCTGTAGATGAGATACTGGAGGTTGTTGGGGGGACAGTGTCAGAATTCGAGGAGGAGACTGCCCGGacgaagagagagaatgaactcCTAAAACGAAGGCTACGAGAAGTTGGACTCGACACGGGAACGGAGTGTTCAGCAGGTGATGATGCAAATGGCTCTTTGTCTATTGTCTGAAAAAACGGACCTCTCCTCATCTACTTTATTTGCAACCATCTGAGAGAAAAAAAGACCTCTGCTGCCCATACTGTTTTCAACTGTCAATTATTTCACTGAGTGTATATAAAGGGGAGGTGATGCAGGTTTTTCTAGAAAATTATGATATGGGGCATTTGGACAGTCTCAAGCCTTGTAGATCACCAGATTACACAAACAAGCTCATCCTACAGAATGCTCGAGAACTCGTGTCTGGGTCGTTGCTTCTGTAGTTGTTTAAACTTAATCAATctgatttgtttctcttttctgtctgtttGTCGGTATGTCCGTCTGTCCATCCAGTCTCGACcaggcctgtttctctctctgtgtctgggcAGCACCAGTGGAGCGCCGACCATGGTCCAGACCCTGAGTCTACACACACCCAGAACCACATGGTAATGAGCCAGGATGAGATGCCTGCCACACATAGCCAGCTACCCACAGACTGCACCGAGTGGAAGAGTCTGTGTAACTCTCCATGTACCCTGTCCTCACAACAGACCGATACATCGGCTACCACCCCAGTAGTAGCTCCATTGACTTCAGCGTCCGTGAAAAGGGACTTGGACGAAGAAGACGACCAGCATCTCCTTCCCTCTGCAAATCCCTTCAGCAGCACATCATGCCCCGTGGACAGAGTGGTTTTACAGTATAACTCTGAGGGCATCAAAACAGAGCCTAGTGATACTAGCCCTACTGACTTGGGGTCAGTATCTGCTCAGATGGGGTATGGTGAACTAAACCCCAGTTCAGACCCTGGACCAGCCACGGTTGAAACCAGGTACACTGTCTCAGACCTGAGcgctgacctggagtcagtggttGCAGAGAGCAGCAGGTATGGTGCCTCCACTGCCTCGGGCGTCCCCACTGACCTGGTATCAGCTAGTGCTGCCATGATCCCAGACGGCTTTTTCCGTCAGATTGGCAGTGATGGTTGTGTAACAACAGGGCCAGAACAAGACTTTGGGGACGCCACCACCACCAGTACCGTAGGTCCCTTGACCTCCCAGTTCTACCTGGGTCAAACCAGACGTCAACAACAAACAAATAGATCAACAAATAGGTGTCATCAACAAATTAACAGGTCCACAAACAACAGGGGTCAACAGCAAACTAACAACAGGGGGGATCAGAGGTCCCACCCGTGCCCTCAGTGTGGTAAGATATTCAGTCACGGGTCACGCCTCAAGATCCACCTCCgcattcacacaggggagaagccgtaCGTTTGTGCACTGTGTGGCAAGCGATTCAACAACGATGGCACACTGAGGAACCACCGGCGTGTTCACACGGAGCTGCGTCTGTACGGCTGCCCTGTCTGCGGCATGAGCTTCAAGGACGCCTACACGTGTAGGAAGCACCAGCGTGTTCATAATGGACTGCGGCCTGCCGGAGACTCGGCCCACACCTGCAGCTTGTGTGGTAAGGCTTTCAGTGAGGCGGCTAAGCTGACCAAACACATCAGGACTCATGCGTCAGTCATTGGATGAGGGTAGTACGACCTATAAAGGCTTTTTTATAGCAATCATAAAGGATTTATAAGCACtatataaatgcttcacatatAATCTATAAGCGTATGTTATACACTATAAATGGTGTATAAAGGGTGACGTAACAATTACCACTGTAGGGTTTATTGTAAGTTAATAGACCATTTCTAGATTATGACTTACACTTATGATTTGTAAAGCCTTTAAGTAGTGCTATATAAAGCCTTTATTGTACTTTGCAACGGAGCTCCCAGGTGGCGCGTCCTGCTCAGGCACTTCACCTGACGTGCAGaggggcgtcactacagcctgACGTGCAGaggggcgtcactacagcctgACGTGCAGaggggcgtcactacagcctgACGTGCAGaggggcgtcactacagcctgACGTGACCGGGGAGTTCcaagggcggtgcacaattggcctaacactgtccgggttaggggagggtaggGTTGGCATGCAATTCCTTGTCTTAACTTGCTCTAGCGTCGTCTTATGGCGGACTGGGCGCCTGCATGCTGACTAGGGTCGTCAATCGAACAGTGTCCCGTCCAACACCGTTGGCCCGGCTGACTTCCAGGTGTGTATAAGAAGCAGCGTGTTTGTCCAATCCTCActtctcccgagcccgttggggagttgccgCAATGAAacacaattggataccacaaaaatgCTTTCCTTTCTAAACGGTAAACAGATATGTAATGaaaatctcaaatccaaaatgctggagtatagagacaCATAAGAAAATGTAGCTTCACTGTTCAAATACACATGGAGGAGAGTGTATGACCATGGCTGCACCAGCTTCAACGGGACATGCCTTTGTGTGCTCTTGTCTGTGGCAGATAGTGAGCCTCCTGCATCTGATTATACAGTCATCAGCGAACCCACAAGCAGTAGTTGAAGTCCTCATCAGATGTGATGGACTACCTTAAGCAAGCAGCAagtgtgtgtgtagattttttatttgatttgtacTGTGCGTGTGTTTTATTTTACTGTATGCGCACAGTGCATGTTTGTCCAAAGGGCAGCGGGGCTCAGTCTGTTACAGGGAGGTTATTGACTTTTGCTGTGTTGTAGTATTGATCCACTTCCGGCTTGTGACTCTGGGGGTGGAGCCTGCTGACCTTAGAGACTGCAGAGGATGAACCATGGGTTGAAGACGTTGGTGTCAAACACAATTCCTGGAGAGTCGGGTCTTTTTTAAAGACCGCAAACAAGCAATGTTTTTAGGATCTAGACCTGCAAGAAAAGCCGGGGTCATGTTCACTTGAAATTatttgaacttgtccaataagagtCACTGATTCATTAAGTAGAAGGGAGGAACCAAAACCCACAGACACTGCAGAGCAGAATCTAAAGGACTGGAGTTTTACTTATGTGGTTTAGGAGTCCACAAAcacattccttaccccaggatatGTCATAAGGTCACGCTATAGGAACATTTCAGGAAAAGGAGCACCCGTGTCTGCACCGATCTGAGAATTTCATTTTGGATAACACAAACCAGCTTAGGATGCCTCTATTACAGTCTCACCATATTCTCTGATAGCAAGTGCTCAGACTTCAAGACTTATTGTGGCGCTGATAGAGCCTAATGTACAGTAAATGGGATTATTTTTAAACGTGTGTTGTTGTAGTCATGTTTCCAGTTGCCTTTAATTTAAAAGTTTGTCACATAAAAAAACAGCAGCGTCTTATTGATTGTTGCTTGGTACTTGTTCTGGGCAGTTGAAAATTGGTTGATGCTATCcggaatccttgggacgtccccaACTTTACCCTTACCTAATCGTAACCATTgtacatttcaacttcaatgaGTTAACGTTAGAGTTGGGATATCTGAAGGATGCAGGATAGCAAGGACCGTTGAACAAAATTGAACCACCAGGGGGTAGGAGTGAGCTATTTTACTGTTCAGTAGTACTGAGGGAGTACTGGATTTCCCTCAGCCAAGccatttcacaaaatagaaacCAAGTCATACTTACACAGTAGTGCATTCCAAATGTACTTTGATATTGTAAACAAAACACCTGATATAAATGTAAGAACAACAATTGTTAAAAGCAGAACAAGATAATCGAATACAGCTATTGAAACGTCAGTAAAAAAGTGACATTCACACATTCAGTCATGCATTAAGAGACAAAAACATGACATAAAATAACAATACAGGGACAACACCTCAATAATATATAAAGtaataatctttttttttttaatcaaatactTTTGGGGGCAGGGaatagttacagtggggcaaaagctgtcctttgacagctctttggagtttggagggaatagttacagtggtggacaggtgtcttttatactgataacaagttcaaacaggtgccattaatacaggtaacgagtggaggacagaggagcctcttaaagaagaagttacaggtctgtgagagccagaaatcttgcttgtttgtaggtgaccaaatacttatttttcaccataatttgcaaataaattcataaaaaatcctacaatgtgattttctggattttgttttctcattttgtctgtcatagttgaagtgtacctatgatgaaaattacaggcctctctcatctttttaagtgggagaacttgcacaattggtggctgactaaatacttttttgccccactgtatctgataTTAGTGTGCTGGTATTCGTGTAGCATAGGCATATTATTACCAACATAGATATCAATTTGTTATTAAAATAACCATAAAAGATATGGAATTCAATCAAATCAGCTTGAACAAGTGAAGTTAAAGAGCCCGTAGACTAAAACGTGCAGATGAAATCATAAAAAATTGGAAGTATGACGTTGAGTTGTGAATGTCAACATTAGTGACGAGGCCGTAAGGCAACGTGAACCGCATTCCCCATCCCACTGACCAACATCTCCATCTAACTCAGCGTTTCACaaaatcatctacaccaccactagTCTATTCCATAGCATAAAGGAGTTGTGCTTAACAACATCCAGGCCTTGTATTGTATATGATTTTTATTCAGCATGCATCATTTCCGTGGTGTGTTACGGTGTGTAGGTTTGAATCACCTTTATAGACATAGAAACATACTGGTAAGTGCATTCCATCCTGTGGCAAGTCATCCCcatttatacctggtgctaacatgtgTCCTTTGGCCTGATCCGTTCCACATTTGGActgtgcccacatttttagacaggtgtagacGATTAAAAGACGCATTGCTatctgattgtgatcagatcttaTAAGTGTAAACAGACAAGATAAGGAAAATATCAGGAAGATGGACACacgttagaaccaggtataaacagggctctAGAGAGCTTAGAAATGCTTAATCTTTGCTGAGTTCCAAATCGACCCATAACCCCTACCACTTAGACACTACAGTAGATCTGAAAGGTTTCAATAGGATCCAAATCAATATGGTCATGGCTTCCCCCTTGCGTTCTGATAAGCTAGGTGGAATTTCCCCCATATTTTTGGTctatccaatcctctcagatctataGGAATTCCTAGGTGGTAGGGGGCTAGAGGGATGATTTGATCTGTGTCTTGATTCTCCACACTTGCCTTGAAGGAGTTTCTACCGTTGATATATCCATGACTGGAAGTGTGCAACTTTGGGAGAAGGGTGAAGAATTAGGACTCAGCCTTGTGTCTCAGTAGCTGTGTGGCCTTATTCATGACTTACGGATCTTGGGAGCTCATTGGTCAGTATGTGCCAGCGCTCCACACTCTGACCCTTGTTCTTAAGTCAGTCCATCCAATGGCGGAGGGTGTCTCCCTGTGAGTGACAGCTCAGGCACACTCCACCTGTAAACATGATAAGCTGTGTCACCATGGGAACCTTTCAGGAGTTCAAAGTCCCAATGGAATATCTGCACAATAGTTTGGCTTCTGTGGGTATAGGGATGTGTCAAGATGGGATTTGACTCTCTCGCTCCTgctctcta contains the following coding sequences:
- the LOC109898201 gene encoding zinc finger protein 358-like: MAKLQLLNAYLTERLMVAVDEILEVVGGTVSEFEEETARTKRENELLKRRLREVGLDTGTECSAVSTRPVSLSVSGQHQWSADHGPDPESTHTQNHMVMSQDEMPATHSQLPTDCTEWKSLCNSPCTLSSQQTDTSATTPVVAPLTSASVKRDLDEEDDQHLLPSANPFSSTSCPVDRVVLQYNSEGIKTEPSDTSPTDLGSVSAQMGYGELNPSSDPGPATVETRYTVSDLSADLESVVAESSRYGASTASGVPTDLVSASAAMIPDGFFRQIGSDGCVTTGPEQDFGDATTTSTVGPLTSQFYLGQTRRQQQTNRSTNRCHQQINRSTNNRGQQQTNNRGDQRSHPCPQCGKIFSHGSRLKIHLRIHTGEKPYVCALCGKRFNNDGTLRNHRRVHTELRLYGCPVCGMSFKDAYTCRKHQRVHNGLRPAGDSAHTCSLCGKAFSEAAKLTKHIRTHASVIG